A region from the Helcococcus ovis genome encodes:
- a CDS encoding RusA family crossover junction endodeoxyribonuclease has product MVIEFFIPLEKIPTATGQQKKITWSHKANKPIIYDALLLREAKEIFKANLYKHTPEEPLSGAIRLTTKWLYGTKDKNKIGIYKYTKPDTDNIIKAFKDQMTKLRFWKDDSQIASEITEKFWNDIVGIYVKIEELS; this is encoded by the coding sequence ATGGTTATAGAATTTTTTATACCTTTAGAAAAAATTCCAACAGCAACAGGACAACAAAAAAAAATTACCTGGAGTCATAAAGCGAACAAACCTATTATTTACGACGCACTATTGCTTAGAGAAGCTAAAGAAATATTTAAAGCTAATCTTTATAAGCATACACCGGAAGAACCTCTTAGCGGAGCGATTAGGCTAACTACAAAATGGCTTTATGGTACTAAAGATAAAAATAAAATAGGAATTTACAAATATACCAAGCCTGACACGGATAATATCATCAAAGCTTTTAAGGATCAAATGACTAAATTGAGATTTTGGAAAGATGATTCACAAATTGCAAGTGAAATTACTGAGAAGTTTTGGAACGATATTGTTGGGATTTATGTAAAAATTGAGGAACTATCATGA